Part of the Orcinus orca chromosome 5, mOrcOrc1.1, whole genome shotgun sequence genome, CAGCTCCCACTGCCCTCGAGAACCATCCTTGTTCAGGAACTGGACATTACCTTGCACGGAGAGCGGGAAGAAGCACCAGGGCACTTGGGGGATGGTGTCGGAGAAGCAGCACTTCCTAGAGGCGCACTCCTCGGGGCTGATGCCTGGGTAGCCGCAGTTCTTGCGCGCTGAGACCTCCATGACACACTCCTCCGACTCTGCCGCGTGCCACCGGATTTGGGGACGACAAGGGGACTCAGTTAGGCCAGCTAGCTAACCAGACATGTCCATTCCATCCTCCCAGGGGAGCGCCGCTGGGCTCACAGGCTCGGGGTAGCATGAGGGGCTTCTGAGACTGTCACCCCTGGGCTAAGAGTGGGCGCCAGCAGGTGGGCACCCCTTCCTCCTGATGCCAAAAGTCAGAATGTCTGGAGGGAAGATATTCTCACCTCCCTGGACTTGACATTGCTCTGTAAAGCGGGGTGGCCCACCGTACCTCCTGTGGGGACCCTTTAAGGATGTAAAGCATTAGACCAAAGAATTGAAACCCAGCGATGCTTCCACTACTGGGAGAGGCCTGGCTACAACCAACCAACAGCCAGCCCTCGGGCCCGTTTCCCCCGGAGCCCGGGAGCCTCTGACCGGCAGCCTCGGGGGCTGTGGGCGGGAGGCCAGGGTACTCAGTTCTGCACACACGGATCAGCTTCGCACACAGACTTTTTTGTGTGCACGCTTTGGAGTCGGGGACTTTCTAAACTGATAATGTGCAGAGGCGCAAAACTCACTCTCAAAAGGTAACTCAAGAAGACTTAAGTGAATTTCTTGACATTGAGGGTCTGTTTGCAGCTGTGTTAATAATGCCCTGATCTTAATGCCTCATGGCCCTTAGAAGCTTCTCAGGAGCCACAGCGAAGAGGGGCCTCagaattgttttttcttcaaatactGTAAAACGGATTCCAACAAGGCTCCCCTTGGGGTCCAGTGTGGACATAGGGGTGGGCGCACGTTTCCCCTTCCCTGGGGCTGGCCCAGGTGGTGTTGGAGCCCTAAGAAGCCAGGTCCCGGGCTGCCACCCGGGGCACAGGAGGAGGTCCCAGCTCTCCTGGACGTTACCTTGCTTGGGGAGGGGCTTGAAACACCAGGGGACCCCGGGGATGCTGGAGTCGAAGCAGCAGCTGGCGGAGAAGCACTGGTCGCTGGAGATGCCCGGGAAGCCGCAGTTCAACCTGTTCTTGGTGCTCACGCGTGAGCATTGGCAGGGATCTGCGGAGAGGCCCTGGCTCAGCCAGCCCCCCacacctgcccccagcccccgggcGCGTCCGGGACCCCCCAGCAGTGCCACTCCCACCCTGGGAAAGGCCGTCTTATCTTGATCGTATTTGAACCAGCCAGTGTCCCTCAGAGGAACTGACAGGGCTTAGCTGAAAGGGTTttcttagtttaaaaataaaaccttctgGCAAGAGAGTGGACAGATGCACTCAGGCCCAGGTCGGGATGAAAGTGGGCAAGGCCGGACCCCCAGGAGCCCTTAGTGGGCCTCCCACCCAGCCTCTCCCGGAGCCCCCGCCCACCTGAGCCTGAGACCATCCTACTGATCCTGAAGGGGGTCCCCCTGGGAGGTCTCACCCCCCTCCAGTGCCCCCCTGCTGCCCTTCCTGAGTGGCGGGGAAGCGGGGGGACGCACACAGGAGCTGGCTGTGTGGCTAGCATCCCAAACCTCAGGACACCTTCCCACCTGCTTCCCTTCTCAAGTTAACTCATCCCCTGCGTTTTCTCTCTGAGGGAAACTAACATGAACAGAGACACCCCGAGGGGCAGAAAACAAGGACCTCTCACGCCCTCCCTGCGCTCGGGGCCCTAGAGGCCTCCCCAGGCTCGCTGGTCCGAATGGTCCCCACGGCCCCTCGAGGACATGAGCCCTCGCTTACCAGGTTTCTGGGCCCCCCCCAGGGCACACAGCCCTAGCAGAAGGAGCGCAGCCAGGAGCCGGGTGCAGCGGAGCCCCATGCCCATGATCGGCTGCACCCTAGGGCCGCCGGAAGAGTGCACGCTCCCCACTGCAGGGGGTTGTTTTATAAGCTTCTCTGTTTGCTCAGTAAGCAAGATAACCCCCTCTCTCCCCGTGGCACTGACACTTTGGAACCTTTGTTAGGAGAAGGAGCTGAGGTAGCTTGGCTGAAGTGCCAAGTGGTGACAGAGCAGGTCTCCGGGCTCCCCGGGCACAGCCGGGCTCCCCCCGACCCAGGCAGGGAGCCAGGTCATGCCAGGATGCCAACATGGAAGACGGGCCACGTGCACGTGTGGCGCTGTGTACTCACAGGGTCCCACCCAGGAAGGGAGAAGTCATGTATTTCTCCTGATAAAGTACTTGGCTACcacaggaattttaaaatattgggtcCAAGGCTACTGGGGGAAATGACCGGGCCAGCCGCGGACAGAGAGAAGACCCCTCCTCCAGGAATGGGAGGGTCTCCGAGGAAGGCAGGAGACCCTCCTTCAGGGCTGCAGACCCCTCTCTCAGCCCCTGTCTGTATCTCCTTGTCTCTgttttggggagggggctgctgctCTTCGTGGAGATGAAGCTGTCCAGGTAAACGGAACGGCCCCAGATGAGTGTAGAAGTAACAAGTTCGTTTCAGCAAAGCCCGAAGTGTGCCATGTTTTTCTTCCATGGGAACTGTCTGTGTTGCCTAAAAGATGGTACCTGTAAGCCAGCCTATGCCCAGGATAAGATGCTCCGGGGAAGACTCTGTGCATGGGacccaaagagagaaaagagaagtggaGATGAGACACACAACACAGAAGGGGAATGTGGAGGAAAGAGAGGATCGTAAACTCCCTACTCTGGGGGACTTCCAGGAGCCACCAATCTGTACAGCACGGCTTGAGCAGCCAGGAACCCAGAGATGCGTGGAATCGGAAACCCTGGGTCCTCAGGGTCTGGAGGGCTCAGGGCTTCtgccagctccagctccagccgcCCCAGACCCCTGCCTATTCCCCCACTGAGCAACCACCATGACTCTATCTTTGCAAACCTTGAGAAAGTCACCTTTCCCCACTGCGTCCCTGTCACTCTTAGTCACCACCAAGACATAGGGCCCCaagtcctccctcttcccccagatTCTCACCTCCACTTTCTTCTTGCTTCCTCCCCCTTGGCCCGACTTCCCACTGCACCCTCCTGGCCCTTCCGGGATTCCCACCAAAACCGCCTGACCCATGCCAAAGAGACAGCTTATCAGCCCCATGGTCTCTGACCTGCTCTGGCCCTAACGGAAGCCTGCATCTTCCCTGCGATGTTCCTCTTGCATGCATCTCAGGTGGAGGTGCTCAGGCCCCCATCCAGGGCACCATCCGCCCACACGGTATTTTAGTGCTTTTAGAAAAAGGCACATTTTCTTCAAGACAAGTTACTTCCACTGTGGGGAAGTCATTACGTTAGATACAACGTCTACAGTATGAGTGGCACCCACCTGAACGTGGAGCTCTGTGCACGGCACAACCTCTAAGCTGCGTTGGGTGCCTGTGCTCCCATCACGTGGGCTCAGGCTGGGGGCTGGACATTGACCTTGAGCCCCAGTGTCACCATGCTCCTCGGAATCGCAGCTGTGACTGTACCACCTTCAAGGCTCCTGCCCCACCGTCATCGGCTGACTGTCAACCTGCTCCTCGTTAAGGGTTTGGCACCGCGTTCGCTGTGTCCCTTGTCACACCAAGATGTGTGACGTCCTGGGCGGCTTCAGCACTCCAGGGACATCTCACCCAAAGCCACAGGAGCTCAGGTTTTCATTTCCTCCTCATCTCTGGGAacttccatccctcctccactctgCCACCCCTCCCATGACCACACTCAGAACCCGTACTCCACCTCTGAAAGAGGACATGCAAATGTCCTTTCTGATCAGCATGTCTAAGCTTCTACTGCTTCCTTGTTACTCCTAAACCCTCCAGTCCCTTAACCCCTCGGCTTCCCCTCTGAGCACTGTACCGTCTgcgtctccccctcccctccttctccagccTGGTTCCCATGGTCCCCACTCCACCTGCTCCCCCCCGTCTTATCACCCCCAGGAGTACCCATCTGTTGACCATCTCCaggccctcccaccccacctgctgCGCTAGCTGGTGCTGCCACAGGAGCGCCCAGTCTCAGACCCATCCCGCGCCTAGTGGAATTGCAATTCTTCTTTGTAGTGATGTTACCTATCAGTTCTCACAGGAAACAGAAGCCAAATGGGGGGTCCCTTAGAGGTCACCCATGTCAGTCTACTTCTGATTATTATGGAGGTACTGGTACCAGACACTTCCTCCTGCTATAAGTAACTCTAAACCTATGTGGAATAACCGTTTACAGATCCTGAGCAACAGGCTGTGTGGGACAGAAAGGGAAGCAGTGTGGAGAGGCCCAAGGTCACCTGGTTTTCTGTCTAGAAACACAGTCTGGCCACAGAGCATCAGAGGCTTATGGGGCTGAGGGACAGAGGGTGGAATCAGAGGCCACGGGGGGATGGGTTTCCAGGGTGGGGGTCGGAGGAGAGGGACACCTGAAACAGGGCTGGGGACTCCCTGGGGTTTAGTCAGATGCTAAGCCGCCACACACAAAAGGCCAGGAAGAAACAGCTCCCAGGAAGGAACACACACCAAGGAGACAGGGCTGTCAGCAGCCTGATTCACATGAGTTCTGGCCAGCCACAGGGGAAGGCTTGTTGGCTGTCCAAGCACTGAGTAGGGACATAGAATGACCATGCcatgtcttagtcagcttgggtGGCCATAACGAAATACCACAGGGAGATGGGTTAAACAACCGACATtggtttctcacagttctggtggctggaAATTCATTATCAGGGTGGCTGCAGGgtagggttctggtgagggctctctcttcctggcttgcagatggtggCCTTCTCAATGTGTGCTCACCTGGTGGAGAAAGGGTAAGTTCCCTGTTGTCTCTTTCTATAAGACCACTAACCCCATCATGGGGGaatccatcctcatgacctcttccaaccctaattacctcccaaagtcccTACCTCCTAATAGCATCACATTGGGGGGTATGGCTTCCACATATGAATggggggggcacaaacattcagtccataacatgcCATAAGAGTAGGCTTGATCTTGTTCTAGAGTAAAGCCATACCCCTTctaacaaaactttaaaacaagtCCTAAAAGATCAAGTTAATCTGTAAGTAAAGTGACTGCCTAACAGAATGAAACTCAGCATTTTGTTAAGGAAGACAACAAAATCCAGACACATGACATAGCATTCATAATGTTCAACACAAACTCAAAACTTACTAGGTGTGTGAAGAAGCAGGACCTTAAGCACTGGAAATAACAGAGAATAGAAACAGACCAGATACTGCATTAAAATGTTCAACTACTTAAAGAGAAATATAACAagggaacacattttaaaatctgcatagagaaatggaaactaaaaatGAACCAGGTGGAAATTCTAGGCATGAAAactacaatatctgaaatgaaaaattctaattAGATTAGATACTTTAGAAGAAATCGCTGATTTATTTGAAGTCAGTGCAGTACAAGCTCTCCAAACTGGGACATAGAGAGAAAGAGGgctgaaataaaaaggaacagaacctCAGTGACCCATGAGACAGTGTCAGCAGACCAACACATATGTAATTAGTGTACCAGTAGGAGGGGAAGAAATATTGGGGCaagaaaaaggatttgaaaaaataatggccaaaTTTTTTGTAAATTTGCTGAcaaatatatactcatatatccTAGAAGCTCAATGAATGCCAAGCAAGATAAAGAAAACCACATAAAGGCACAGCATGATCAAATTGTTgaaaatcagtaattttaaaatgtttttacagCAACTGGCAGAAAGACACACTGAATTACAGGGGAGCATATTAAGAATGACAAGTGAGTAGGAGATTggctcaagatggcggagtagaaggatgtgctctcactcccttttgcaagaacactggaatcacTGCTAATCACTGCtaaacaatcattgacaggaaaaCACTGgcactcaccaaaaaatataccccacatccaaagacaaatgaagggtcacaatgagatggtaggaggggcgcaatcacaataaaatcaaatcccataactgatgggtgggtgactcacaaactggagaacacttataccacagaagtcaacccaatggagtgaaggttctgagccccac contains:
- the TFF2 gene encoding trefoil factor 2; amino-acid sequence: MGMGLRCTRLLAALLLLGLCALGGAQKPDPCQCSRVSTKNRLNCGFPGISSDQCFSASCCFDSSIPGVPWCFKPLPKQESEECVMEVSARKNCGYPGISPEECASRKCCFSDTIPQVPWCFFPLSVQDCHY